One Amaranthus tricolor cultivar Red isolate AtriRed21 chromosome 1, ASM2621246v1, whole genome shotgun sequence DNA window includes the following coding sequences:
- the LOC130817700 gene encoding probable pectinesterase/pectinesterase inhibitor 21 encodes MGKSPIVIVISAVCVVACVAAVTVGVSKFSHHGNDSSDKSDSGDKKSLNSGTKAIQSICQPARYKQACESTLKSSAGNTNDPKELVKASFKVAKDEITKALEKSNTIKAAKDDPRAAEGLEICKEVIGYAINDLERTVDSVSGFNTNHLDEFLEDLRVWIGGAITYQEVCFEAFENSTSNVGTKMRNFFNMSRELSSNALNIITEAKSMLQYLDIPGLDLSSFSAGGSGGGGGAAHRRLLGEGGKGMWLAGEMPAWVSDPKRKMMETPVGQLKADAVVAQDGSGQYKTIGEAVKAVPMGNASPFIIYIKAGTYKEYVTIVKKQTNVILVGDGATKTIITGNKNFAAGVNTFMTSTVAAIGDGFMARDIGFENTAGAEGHQAVALRVVSDFAILYKCAFTGYQDTLYAVRGRQFYRDCTVSGTIDFIFGDAQAVFQNCKLLVRKPMPNQQCMVTAQGRTEEKGPGGFVFQGCTITGEPNYMAVKAQNPAFLGRPWKEYSRTIFMNSNIDDTIAPAGWTEWRGNFALDTLFYAEYQNKGTGSDLSKRVKWAGIKTLSPQQADEFTPGKLFVTADKWIPQSGVPYAPGMFSGTA; translated from the exons atgggcaaGAGccctattgttattgttatctcCGCCGTATGTGTGGTTGCATGTGTAGCGGCCGTCACGGTGGGCGTGTCGAAATTCAGCCACCACGGTAACGACAGTTCTGACAAAAGCGATAGCGGAGACAAAAAGTCCCTAAATTCAGGCACAAAAGCCATCCAAAGCATTTGTCAACCTGCACGTTACAAACAAGCATGTGAAAGCACACTAAAAAGTTCAGCAGGAAATACAAATGACCCAAAAGAGTTAGTAAAAGCATCATTTAAAGTAGCAAAAGATGAAATAACAAAAGCATTAGAaaaatcaaatacaataaaAGCTGCAAAAGATGATCCAAGAGCAGCtgaaggattagagatttgtaaAGAAGTTATTGGCTATGCTATAAATGATCTTGAAAGAACAGTTGATTCAGTTTCTGGTTTCAATACTAATCATTTAGATGAGTTTCTAGAAGATTTAAGGGTTTGGATTGGTGGGGCCATTACTTATCAAGAAGTATGTTTTGAAGCATTtgaaaattctacaagtaatgTAGGGacaaaaatgagaaatttttttaatatgtctAGGGAGCTTAGTAGTAATGCATTGAATATTATAACTGAAGCTAAGTCTATGCTTCAATATCTTGATATTCCTGGGCTTGATTTATCTTCATTTTCCGCTGGCGgcagtggtggtggtggtggagcgGCACATCGCCGCCTATTGGGTGAAGGAGGAAAAGGGATGTGGTTGGCAGGGGAGATGCCTGCATGGGTGAGTGACCCTAAGAGGAAAATGATGGAGACTCCTGTAGGGCAGCTTAAGGCTGATGCTGTGGTGGCTCAAGATGGGTCTGGGCAGTATAAGACAATTGGGGAAGCTGTAAAGGCTGTGCCAATGGGAAATGCTTCaccttttataatatatattaaggcTGGTACTTATAAGGAGTATGTTACTATTGTTAAGAAGCAAACTAATGTTATTTTGGTTGGGGATGGGgctactaagactattattacTGGGAATAAGAATTTTGCTGCTGGTGTTAATACTTTTATGACCTCTACTGTTG CGGCAATCGGAGACGGATTCATGGCAAGAGACATAGGATTCGAGAACACAGCCGGAGCCGAAGGACACCAAGCAGTAGCCCTAAGAGTAGTCAGTGATTTTGCCATCCTATACAAATGTGCCTTTACGGGTTACCAAGACACCTTATATGCAGTCAGAGGGCGTCAATTCTACCGAGACTGTACCGTTTCAGGCACAATAGATTTCATATTTGGGGATGCACAAGCAGTATTCCAAAACTGTAAATTATTAGTAAGAAAACCAATGCCTAACCAACAATGTATGGTAACTGCACAAGGTAGAACTGAAGAGAAAGGGCCCGGTGGGTTTGTTTTCCAAGGTTGTACTATTACTGGTGAGCCCAACTACATGGCTGTTAAGGCCCAAAACCCGGCTTTCTTGGGTAGACCATGGAAGGAATATTCTAGAACTATTTTTATGAATTCTAATATTGATGATACTATTGCTCCTGCTGGGTGGACTGAATGGAGAGGTAATTTTGCTCTTGATACTTTGTTTTATGCTGAGTATCAAAATAAGGGTACCGGGTCGGATCTATCTAAACGGGTTAAGTGGGCGGGTATTAAGACTTTGAGTCCACAACAGGCTGATGAGTTTACTCCTGGGAAGTTGTTTGTTACTGCTGATAAATGGATCCCTCAATCTGGTGTTCCTTATGCTCCTGGAATGTTTTCTGGTACTGCGTAG